The following nucleotide sequence is from Zea mays cultivar B73 chromosome 1, Zm-B73-REFERENCE-NAM-5.0, whole genome shotgun sequence.
AgtgtacgtgtttactttgtagatgattccatattggtgcgccacacatcctctgtgctgggagaagatggtggataggtggtgctcgcctgagtgggatTAGGCGcagaacgctagccgggaacgacgtctgatgatgcaaggtccctcccaccaccaaggcagccacaGCCTAGGctaatatgcagaagcatgggtacgccctcttttttatttaggtatataacactggattaaatattatttctaactatctcgttggttttcttgcagtcggcgtcacatggtggtcaGCCTTGCTCcaacttctcggcctatgctatggcccataagggctaggcgacgtccgacgtcacctacaacccgaatGACGGCCCCAATGCGTACATCAACCTCGTCGTCTAgagccgccttcatgactacaccgccatggcacgGGAGGTCCATGAGCCAGAATACGATTCGATGATTGagcagatcgaccccgatgtCCTCATGagtgtcggaggaggcaagagacatgggcggtactgggttgccgacggggcaatcgattcgtcatccactcccactctgtctcaggtgcgagcaagtagcacgagctcgagcccagccatacgtcctcggcaggacagctcacatcattgcatacaacaactcgaggttagtgcttttgTAACacgtcattccttgagttatataccttctctttgagttactataacaatggcttggaatattacagacccagctagaaacagagaggagggaacgtcaggagatggaggcaaggatggcggagatgttcaagTACATGCAGAGTCTTTGCGCCACACAGGAtttcgctccaccacctccattgttccctacagttgaccctgctcagttccatactcctgtgagtatgaaATTTCTAGTTAGAtattggtaatgcatctggtataacacatgcaatctcttctctgtccaGGGACAATCTGCGACGACATCCAAtaaccctcatggatcgcccagCCCATCGCCGCACCAGTCCAGCTGCCCACCTCGATGAACTTGTTAGGGGCAATATCTTCTCTGTGCAATCTCTTTCTTAGTGTTGTTCATACTTTGTGAGATAACCGAGTCTGAACttgttagatgttggtaatgctttgtgagatacttgagacttatgttcttcaatgttggatacttatgtttgtgtccgAACATGTTGGTAATGATGTGAGAACTTGTTTGATTTATGGTGTTTGTGAGATATGTGATgcatatgtgatatctgtgatgattatgtgatatgtgtgatgtatatatgatatcttttgtttgtttggatggaatagaaaaaataaattaaaaaggtgtgtactggtcactttgccgagtgtaacactcggcaaagaggttctttgccgagtgtcagtgtCATATCACTCGGCATAGAAGGAACACCTGGGCACCTGTAaagcctctttgtcgagtgctgtgACCTTGCCACTCAGCAAAGaagcaagctttgccgagtgcctcctagCGCACTTGGCAAAGAAACTGACAAATGGCCCCGCTGGtggcccctttgccgagtgtaggcCGATaatctctttgtcgagtgtcacctaGAACACTCGACAAAGGTGCCTTCTCCGTTACAAGCCGTCGTGACGgcggcttttctttgccgagtatccgaaaaagtactcggcaaagaagccattGCCGATATACTGTTCGCCgagctctctttgccgagtgtcacacccggcaaatactttgccgagtgtttttcaggctttgccgagtgtttcagACACTCGATAAAGCGTCCGGTTCCGGTAGTGTGGGACCAGTCCCCATAGAAACTTATACAATATTGTTTAGGGAGACAATATTGTTTAGTGAGACTATATTCACGTTTTAGTTAGTCTCCAAACTTGGCATGCTATGTTGTTTGGATCCTCCGAACTTGACATATTTTAAATAATAAAATAGTAATTTCCATATATATATGTTTAAGTTACATATTTTAAATCAGtactaatataatatagaaaatagattaaTTTTGTGTAGTAATCTCACACAACATAAACGAATCAAATAGTCATCTATTTGATATTGACACTATATGCTAATTAGAAATTTATATAATAATAAATTATTATTAAATTGAGCCACGATCTAGCTCGCGACCGAACAGTTGGCGCGTCCTAAGCGTTGAGCCATGCTGACCTGCAGCCAGACCAAGCCGTCTCGTCAAGCTTGAACTTTTTTTACAGACCTACATGCATTAAACGGAAAGTTCTCAGACCATACACGTCCTCTATGTTTTGCAAGCACATATATATAGATCAAACTCATCGAAGTTACATTATCTAACGGGTGAACATCATCGTCTTATTCGATTGTCTACTTTTTTTTATTTCTCCACTAATAACAAACTAGGACAAACAACATACTTATTATTCGCAAACAAAGAAGTTGGCTGGAGCATGCATTGCATATTGCATCGTCGTCCGGCCACACTGCCGCCTGCCTCGCACGCGCGATCTCACGGGCAGAAGGTGACCTGGTAGTTGCTGTTGCCGCTGCAGGCATGGGTCTTGGTGTTGTCGCTGGGAAACAGGTAGGCGTCTGGGCAGCTGGGCCCGCCGCAGTTGAGGGTCACGCCGGTGCTGCACGAGAAGAGCATGGCCAGGTTGTAGCCGTCGATCACCGAGATGTCGTAGAAGTCctggctgccgccgccgccgatggtGAACTCGGCCAGCGTCATGGGAGGCTGCCCCGAGAGCGTGCAGGAGAGTGCGCCGCCGCAGTCGCCCGTCTGGCAGCTCCCGCTGCCGCCGTTGAAGGAGCACCCCGTGCGCCCCCACACCCTGCCGGACTGGGTCCCCGCCGGCACGTCCACGGTCCACGTCTGCCCGGGGTCAAGCTGCGTGCCGCCGCCCACCGGGGTGGCCGCCGGCCACACCGTCGAGCCGCAGTTGTTGGTGATGGTGAATGTGGCCGCCCTCGCACTGGTGGCCACCAAGGCCGCGACGAGGAGCAAGAGGGCCGAGGAAGCAGCAGCCCCGGACGCCATGGATGCTATTCCTAGCTAATTGCGTTGTCTACGATGTGTGGGTACGTGGCTAGGGCTAGCTAAGAGCTTAATGCGTTTGTAGTGTGGAGGAGTTTAGGGAGGATGCATGCGATATTTATAGGCTATGGCTGCCGGAGAAGAAAAATATACGGCTATACggggatgaaggaatgacaaaaTTACCCTTGGATCGATCATATCGCCAGTTTTGGGTGACAGTGAGATTGGGCTGTTCCTTTCTTTCCTTTCCCGACCTATTTCAGACTGTTAATTTCCTGTGTAGGATGCAACAGTAAAGTATTTCCTGACCTATAAATTTTGTTCTTTGGCGGTTAATAAATAAAAGTGCGCGCGCGCCAGTAGAAATATAAAAAATACCAACAACAAATATGTTTTCTGTACTAGTATGCTGAAATTATTTTGACAAAATTAATTACCTCTAATATGAAGCTTCGTGCACAGACCAGATCCTCCAAATTAAGTTAGGCAATAACGCAACGGTAGGCGGCGTGATTGGCTGCCGTCGTATCCACAAAATTCTATATTAAACGCAGTGGTGGAATTCAGTACGTAGAATTCTACGCGACATGGAAATCAAATCCTAAGCTACAAGGCCAGACTGAAGGACAGCATTGGCAGCACATCAATATTAATTACACAAGTGCTTATTTGACTGTTAAGAGCCCTGAGCTtctaataactagaggaagcccaggtcaAACCGTGCAAACCGGTCGAGCCGAACCAGGTTCGGACGTATATAAAACAagacccggagtgctagggttcagtttttcacgCCCTATCCTGATTCATTAGCGATAGCGCATgcgacgacggcggttgcccgagAACGTGCGCTGCGATGGCCATGGCTCCCTGACCTCGACGCGCAGTGGTGGCGGTTTCTCGATCCGaagtagtggcggcggttcccaggtcggtggcggtggctccccgatccagagggcgagcgacggcggggcccttgtgcgggcaagcggcggcgtctccGGGGCCTCGAGGCGGCGGCACTCgatgtgcgagtagcgacggcgacgcacgAGGCGCGAGG
It contains:
- the LOC100284970 gene encoding Thaumatin-like protein precursor, which encodes MASGAAASSALLLLVAALVATSARAATFTITNNCGSTVWPAATPVGGGTQLDPGQTWTVDVPAGTQSGRVWGRTGCSFNGGSGSCQTGDCGGALSCTLSGQPPMTLAEFTIGGGGSQDFYDISVIDGYNLAMLFSCSTGVTLNCGGPSCPDAYLFPSDNTKTHACSGNSNYQVTFCP